The DNA window CTATTAGTTCTTAAGTAAATACAGACCAACTTCATGAGAATATTTAAATCATGAAGACTTAATACTTGGGGAGGAGATCATGCAGGTGTCCATTCCATTAATGAGGAAGATTTTGCTACAACTGGGACAGAAAAGTGTAACAGAATTTATTTAGCATTCAACACACAAACTTCCAATGATGCAGATGGAAATTTGTATCCACCTTTTTGgtccctgatcctacaaagagAACTGCATGTGTGAACTGATGTGCTCATGTGCAGCACCCACTTCTGTGACTCTGCATGAATACAGGTTTTCCTTGCAGGACCAGGGTTTCAGTGATTAACTTTTGTTCAACTTTTGACAGCCACTGATACTTTGAGATGTCATATTGCAATTTATAGAAAAAAAACCATGACTTTTACTGCCATATTCCTGCTGTATTTATCAACAGCTGGCCAACCTAAACTTATTTAACAGAACTACAAATTTGCAAAGAGTCTCTTCTGGTAGTCAGAAGTTTAGTGATTCCCTCACTCTGAAATTCATGGGTAGACAATACTTCCTCCACCCTCTTTTTCATTAGAGTAAAGGGACAGGTTTTTATGTTTGGTAGAGCAGGAGAGTCCCACAAAAACACTCACTGTGAGACACTTTACTAAGGAAATTGTTGGTGTTTAGAGATTCAAACAAACATAAAGTGAAAATGTCAGTGATACTCTTAGTAAACTGTCATCTTAACCAAGGAGTACTTGCCAGGAATTCGGACTAGTCAGATTATATTTATGCACATGTGCATTACGCCAAACATTTGGAAAAAATGACCCACGCAAATGTACACTCCCCTCTCTTTAGATTTGCAATTGTCATTAACCATAGTTCAGAAGATAACTGCTCAGTAGGTATTAAATAGCAAGGTTACAGTAAGACCTCCtgaatttgaaaaacaaaaaacaattaagggcttttaaaattaaactgcatgtaaaatatttgaaatatttaaagGATACTAGTTTATAATGTTACATGTCTCCATACAGAAATGTATGGGCACATACCTAATGTTAGGTATATATGCAACATTTTTTCCAGCATCGTTTAAACTTTAATGATTAAACACGTGGACTCGTTTCAAACTAAAGAAAAAGGTGATATTTGTTAGACCTATCTGTGAAAGAGTATTAGTATGccaacaagtttaaaaaaatgcaacctatttcaaaaatgaaaattacttttaatttttacatttttgataTCCATGATTAAGACCATAACTGACCAACAAGATAAACATGGCTGTGATACAAAACATAtggaaatatttaaatttaactgtacaaaataaattaaagttTACAAAAATCTCATGCTAGCTCTGTTGACTGACACAGTCTATGTAGTCTCCTAGGAGAAACACAAGATCtctgaattatttattttttaacaaatcaAAGAAAGGATGCTGCAAGGCTTCATCAAGAGTAATTCTTTTGGCTGGATCATACTCCAACATTCTGCGAATAAGGTCAAATAGATTCTGATGATCTGAGTCATGACAATGCATTAATTcctgaaagaaagaagaaaaactcATTTACATAGATCCTTCACAAATATGAATCCAGCTGAGAAAGAAATTGATGGCTTTGGGTTTTACCTTTAATGGTTTACAACGTCTCCTAACATATCGACCTGCAGAACTATGTTCATCCCAGTCCAATTGGTCATGCTGAAAATAGCGTTTTCTGCATAGAAAGAGTTTTATTAAGCAATATTTTGTAAGTTTGATCCTGGAAATATCTACATCTTTCTAAGTAATTTTGAAGCACCATAAAAATGATGTATACTTCATATCCCTCTATACCTGGATTAAAAAACCCTTTATTTTCCAGCTAACATACATACATGAGAAAACCTGTTATCTATTGCTATATCAGAATACTGACAAAGAAGGTTATTTACTTCGTTTTCCTTGGCATTCAAACCActaaaagcaaacatttaaactATATTTACACTACTGACAAAAGTTAGAGAGCCAGAAGCTTCAAAGAAGAGAGTGACTTGTCCTCAGCTTAGACTGGTGGTACATGTAAAGGAGAGGATGTCAGCGTTACTGATTTTTATAACTTTTGTTAGTCTTGTATCATAATTTCGGTTTCTTACATTTAATCTTTCTAGTTTTTGAAAAAAGTTGTCAAAGTCAAATTCTTAGTACAACTGGATACTATCAAAGTCTTCAGGGACTATATTCCCCAAACACATAAAAGCTACTGGGTCCAAATAAATGCTTGACAAATGCACTTGTCGACAGCAAGTAGgatgattggggggggggaggaggaaatggagggtAGAGGAGGATGCAGGAGTCTTATCCAGTTTCTGCCAAATGTAAGCATTCATTccgaaaaataacttttgaaactTATTTGTAAAAGTAACCAACAAGCAAGCAATTAATGTAACTAACACAGTGCtatcttcctgaatctgcagagAGGCTGTCTAAAGCTTAAATCCTTGCACAACCCATAGCCCAACCATCCAAGCCTGTCTTCTGGAGGTGCCTGTTGTGTTGTGGGGAAGAAATCCTTCCTTCCCAGACCAGACCACTCCAAAGTACTGATATTACTCCATGCCTGTTTCTTTAGTCTCACAAATGGAGTAACCTTTGTGCTATTTGCCTCTCACTCCACCCCTCACTCTCAATGTGCTGGGAATGGATTGGCACAGTGGCAAATCCACTAGCTTCGCTCCAGCTCCATCCTCCAAACCCCACTGTGCACAGAGATGCAGGGATTTTATAAAGAACTAGGCTCTGAAGTGCACCCCATGCActgtccccccacctcctggaCCCACTATACACCAGATCCACACCACTTCCACACCTCACCAGTTACAAGAGTGTCCTCAGACCCAGCTGACTTGCCCCAGTAGAGATAAGAAGAGACTTCTTTCATCTCAAAAGACTGTTGACTGTGAAGTCTCTTTCTCTAAATCCATCCATCTCTATTTATGCTCTCAACACTGCTAGGTGTTGGAAATGTTTGGGATGTTACAGCTATCTCCCTCCCAGTCCTGCTACCCAAATTTTGCATGCACTTTAAACACTGTTGGAAAGTACAATACAGCTGACTAGTGAGTTACTGATGGACTTAAGAATTGGTCTTATGGATAATCACTTGCACAATTTAGATTTTCAGGGGCTGTTTTTGGATGCTCCAGAATTCCTCAGCACGAACGATAGCTCTATAGACAAACATCTCGCTGCTTAAGCACAATTTATAATTTATAGCACTTCTCTGGCTCTAGGACTTTCACTCTGCTGAATTTCAAAGTACTGCAGCAAGAGAAACATTAGATTTTCTCTAAAAAGGTCACAAGAATCAAAAGTGTTACACAACCTAAATATAGGAGTTGCTATTAGCCCCCCCATTCCATACTTACCTTGATTTCTTAATCATGTGAGTTGGTAGAGGCCCTAACATTCTCTCCATCATTGCCAAGTGTTCTTTACTATCATGTGTCTGTAGAAAAAAAGTCATTACAATTTATACACTATTTCTTCCCTTCCACTTAAGTATACTTATTCTACACATCAAATGTCAGCCATTCCTTTATCACAGAATCATTACACAttaccaaaaaaatcagttatgcAGTGCTGTAAGTAGTCACTATGCTTTCCAATCAGAGTAAAGTGTTCCCTGAAcaaaagtttataatctaaacaAGATTATTCCTATCTTATCAGCTTTTTTATAGTCTAGACAGTGTTTAGGAAATTAACATGTACCCACTTTAGCAGCAAAATTTGGTTTAAGATATTGTAGACAACAGAATTTTCTGAGTAGATCTGTATTATAACAATTTAAATGTATAGTGGCTTTCATCTTTCATGAACATTACTCTTAAATACCTGTTTCTATTATAACCATTTTACTGATGTATAGTCTGAGAGACAGACAGAATGAGTGATGTGCCTGAGATCACTCAGTAAGTCAGTGACAGAGTTTTGATTAGAACCTAGAGGTACTCACTCCATCCATGCTCTAACCTATTAAGAACGTAACTACCATATCAAAGGTTCTTGAAACCATAGGAAGCCTTTTAATATCATATCTCCTCCTACTCATCTATATAATTGCCCCTATACTCTCCTGATCATATGCAGTATAAGACCACCACAAAGTCTATGGACTTGTGGCATACCTAGCAATTCACCATGTTCATCTGAATTAATTTTCTGAAACTTTAACATCAGCCAAAAGACTACTGGAACCTAGTTCTATCTACTTCATTCCTCCCTGTAAATCACCACATCTACAAATACATTATGTAACTTCTGGTGTTTTGCTTGAGAAAATTATGAAAGCtaagaggattttaaaaaagaatgactACTTTATATTTTGTAAGACATTGTATGTAACATGTTATCTTTATATAAATGTATCACTATTTACACTTTCTATTATAACACTTAAATTTGCAAACATATTTTATGCCTCTTATATTTACATTCTTTTTAAGTAGATGGCACTAGAAAATCAAGTCAAGAGCCCGTAATAACATGGTACATAACTGCTTAACATACATACCTGAAATACTGTAAGACCAAGGTAATATTCAATTAGAATGCAACCTATACTCCAAACATCACAGGGCTGTGACCACCCCAGCGCtacaaaagacaaacaaaaattCCAAAGCATGTTTAATTTTTAGCTTAGGCTGAAACTGTATAAGTTACCAATCAACCGCCACCTAATGTTTGCCTAATTCCTAAGCCATTTGTCCTTACATTTTTTCTCTCCCTGAAATCATTTTGACAgtacagaaaacagaatttggctcgaaaaaaatgagaactgtcaggtttttttaatgtgcagtgttgttgtagccatgccggtcccaggagagagacaagttgggtgaggtactatcttttattggaccaacgtctgttggCAAGAGAAACAAGCTCAAgccatacagagctcttcttcaggtctgggaaatgtactcagcaCGTATGCTTACACTGCACCTAAATACCTGTGGGCTGGCCTACGTCAGGTCACTgaggcttgcagggctcgggctgcggggctaCAAAACTGAGGTGTGGATGTACGGGCTGGGGCATGTATGGGGACCCAGAgctcaagctccagcctgagcctaaacatctacactacaattttacaGCACCatagcctgagccagctgacacaggcctttaattgcagtgtagtcatacccaGAGTGTCACAGCCAAATATAAGGCGGAACAGACGGTTTAGCACAAGtagttaaaatatatttcaagGGGCCGTTCAAAGTGAAATGGCCTGTTAGCACCTCTCTGGTCATAGGTGGGGAAAGGAAGAGTTAAGAATAAGAAAGAGGCTTTTTGTTGAGCTATTAATAGGATAAGCCATCATTTACCTACTAGATGGTAATAGCAGAAAGGACTATATATTAAATAATTAGGAATACCAACAACTAGTTAGAGCCGTTTATGGAAAATAATGATGCTTTGGAGTGAATAGTAGTTAAGGACCAAGATCCCATACGTGAGAAGGCCTGAAAGTCTCTACTGACCTAAAATAACTTCAGGAGCTCTGTAATGTCTTGTAGACACTAAAGTACTGTGATGTTCATTATCAAAAGTTGCGCTTCCAAAATCTACAACTTTGATGTCTGTGTTTTTTAGTGTGCGTTCATCCCGCTTCTGTAACAATCAAAATACACGTGTTACATTTTGTTAATTAGACATGCTTATTTAAAATTCTAGGTTCATAcacatataattttaaaatacctACAGGATTCCAGTTGACCTAATGACATGATAAACTTCCAGCCCAGCCCTCTAAAACAGCACTTCCTCCCTACATTTACTCCCATTCAGCCCAACTCTAAAAAACCAAAACGAAAAgttggataaggaaaagttatttacttattcccataatacaagaactaggagtcaccaaatgaaaataataggcagcaggtttaaaacaaataaaaggaagtacttcttcacgcagtgcacagtcaacttgtggaactccttacctgaggaggtttgaaggctaggactataacagcgtttaaaagagaactggataaattcatggtggttaagtccataaatggctattagccaggatgggtaaggaatggtgtccctaccctctgtttgtcagaggatggagatggatggcaggagagagatcacttgatcattgcctgttaggttcactccctcttgggcacctggcattggccgctgtcggtagacagatactgggctagatggactttggtctgacccggtacggccgttcttatgaaaaATCCCACAATACACAAAGCAAAAGGAACAAGCTTTGCAACTTGTCCTGAAAGTCAGCAAATATGGGCTCTGTTGCACTGAAGCTCAGTGCATGAGCGAGCACATATGCACAAATGGAAATTCCAAAATCAACATCCGCTGCTGAAAATTCTTTGTCTCCGCTGAACATATCTTAATATTTTATGCTAGAATGTCCCAATACACTCAACCAACCAACAAGACATGAGGCATAAAGTGGTTTCTAAAGAATGCATGACCCAAACCACAAAGGGTTTTATAGATCAACAACTTGAGATGAATTCTAACTTAACTGGAAGCCAGT is part of the Mauremys mutica isolate MM-2020 ecotype Southern chromosome 8, ASM2049712v1, whole genome shotgun sequence genome and encodes:
- the CLK4 gene encoding dual specificity protein kinase CLK4 isoform X2 translates to MRGMHVAVKIVKNVSRYREAARSEIQVLEYLNTMDPSSTFRCVQMLEWFDHHGHVCIVFELLGLSTYDFIKENSFLPFHINDIRQMSYQICQSINFLHHNKLTHTDLKPENILFVESDCVVKYNSKMKRDERTLKNTDIKVVDFGSATFDNEHHSTLVSTRHYRAPEVILALGWSQPCDVWSIGCILIEYYLGLTVFQTHDSKEHLAMMERMLGPLPTHMIKKSRKRYFQHDQLDWDEHSSAGRYVRRRCKPLKELMHCHDSDHQNLFDLIRRMLEYDPAKRITLDEALQHPFFDLLKNK